In Thunnus thynnus chromosome 20, fThuThy2.1, whole genome shotgun sequence, a single window of DNA contains:
- the vps35l gene encoding VPS35 endosomal protein-sorting factor-like isoform X2, producing MAAVQWRTRWRNYEAELQRCRPEAAPVEFGDYHPLKPIMVTDTKTRRGARKGSTSSSSSSSSSAAPDPLSSMLDGTDPLSMFAAASASETPATSHSTSAGDLGRKRREKEVEEAVGPDFEPWSVKRGEILARFTTTEKLSINLFMGSDKGKAPSPGSSAVSEKVRTRLEELDDLEEGSQRELLNLSQQDYANRIEELNQSLKEAWSSDQKVKALKIVIQCSKLLSDTSVIQFYPSKFVLITDILDTFGRLVYDRIWTMCSDPRPLPDSFTVDDVNDTAKETCLNWFFKIASIRELLPRLYVEAAILKCNRFLNKSGIQETLPRLTAMIRGIGDPLVAAYTRAYLCRVGMEVAPNLKDSLNRNFFDLLGTFRQISGESVQKQLILQRVEVPEYLTLYSPAINWILQCIAYRAPEPLLTEMMERCKKLGNNALLLNSVMRAFRPDFVAARATDFIGMIKDCDEAGFPKHLLFGSLGRSLACADPPESERLTILNEAWKVITKVRSPQDYINCAEIWVEFTCRHFTKREVNTVLADIIKHMTPDRAFEDAYPQLQSVIRKILTYFHDFSVLFSMERFLPFLDMFQKDSVRVEVCRSIMEVFIKHQLEPTRDPVILNAMLHICKTMHDSVNALTLEDEKRSLSLLIIGFIRMVCFGRDFEQQLSFCVEARATFCNLEPVLVQLIHTVNQLAMETRRVMRGSHSRKTAAFVRACAAYSFITIPSLSSIFSRLSLYLQSGQVALANQCLSQADAFLKAAVSLLPEVPRSISVEGKLRSSESFLLDFINNFLATLLVVPDHPEHGVLYLVRGLLNIVQDYTWEDNSDAKVRVYVSALPLLAAMSQETYLYSIPKVDSNETLYGGDPKFLSEINKLCETLIGQVLDQLKALGRDESTRRQGALAFSLFGVLLAHGDLRNNKLSQLAVNLWNLSHKHGYCDTRVSVRTLEYIKHQALQHDMAHLSDTVQRLSLQSRT from the exons ATGGCCGCGGTGCAGTG GCGTACCCGCTGGCGCAACTATGAAGCAGAGCTGCAAAGGTGTCGTCCTGAGGCGGCTCCTGTTGAATTTGGAGACTACCATCCCCTCAAACCAATCATG GTGACAGACACCAAGACTCGCCGTGGGGCTCGTAAAGgcagcacctcctcctcctcctcctcctcttcctctgcagccCCGGACCCCCTCAGCTCCATGCTGGACGGGACCGACCCCCTGTCCATGTTTGCTGCGGCCTCGGCCAGCGAGACTCCAGCCACGTCACACAGCACCTCCGCAGGG GACCTGGGGAGGAAGAGGCGGGAGAAAGAGGTAGAGGAGGCAGTGGGACCAGACTTTGAGCCTTGGTCGGTGAAGAGGGGAGAGATCCTGGCCAGATTCACTACCACCGAAAAACTCTCAATT aaTCTATTCATGGGCTCTGATAAAG GAAAAGCTCCTAGTCCCGGATCCTCAGCTGTGTCAGAGAAGGTCCGCACTCGCCTGGAGGAGCTGGATGATCTGGAGGAG ggttcCCAGAGAGAGCTGTTGAACCTCTCCCAGCAGGATTATGCCAACCGCATCGAGGAGCTGAACCAGTCCCTGAAGGAGGCCTGGTCCTCCGACCAGAAGGTCAAAGCCCTGAAGATCGTCATCCAG TGCTCTAAGCTTCTGTCCGACACCTCTGTGATCCAGTTCTACCCCAGCAAGTTTGTTCTCATCACTGATATCCTCGACACTTTCG GCCGGCTTGTGTACGACAGAATCTGGACCATGTGTTCAGACCCACGACCTTTGCCAG ACTCGTTCACAGTTGACGACGTGAACGACACAGCCAAGGAGACGTGCCTCAACTGGTTCTTCAAGATCGCCTCCATCAGAGAGCTCCTGCCCAGACT ATACGTAGAGGCTGCCATCCTCAAGTGCAACCGCTTCCTGAACAAATC TGGCATTCAGGAGACTCTTCCTCGGTTGACGGCCATGATCAGAGGGATCGGAGACCCTTTGGTGGCTGCGTACACCAGAGCTTACCTCTGCAGG gTGGGCATGGAAGTGGCCCCCAACCTGAAAGACAGCCTGAACCGCAACTTCTTCGACCTGCTCGGCACCTTCCGGCAGATCAGCGGAGAGAGCGTCCAGAAACAGCTGATCCTGCAGAGGGTGGAGGTGCCAGAGTACCTGACGCTTTACTCACCTGCCATCAACTGGATCCTGCAGTGTATCGCCTACAGAGCTCCGGAG CCTCTGCTAACAGAGATGATGGAGAGATGCAAGAAGCTGGGAAACAA TGCCTTGCTGCTGAATTCAGTAATGAGGGCATTCAGACCCGATTTTGTCGCAGCCAGAGCCACGGACTTCATCGGTATGATAAAAGACTGCGACGAGGCCGGCTTCCCAAAG CATCTGTTGTTTGGGTCTCTGGGTCGCAGTCTGGCTTGTGCTGACCCTCCAGAATCTGAGAGGCTGACGATCCTCAATGAAGCCTGGAAGGTCATCACCAAAGTCCGCAGTCCTCAG GATTACATCAACTGCGCTGAGATCTGGGTGGAGTTCACCTGCCGACACTTTACA AAACGTGAGGTCAACACCGTCCTGGCTGACATCATCAAACACATGACCCCTGACCGGGCGTTCGAGGACGCCTATCCTCAG CTGCAGTCAGTGATCAGGAAGATCCTCACCTACTTCCACGACTTCTCCGTCCTCTTCTCCATG GAGCGTTTCCTGCCTTTTCTAGACATGTTCCAGAAGGACAGTGTTAGGGTGGAGGTCTGCAGATCCATCATGGAGGTCTTCATCAA ACACCAACTAGAGCCCACCAGAGACCCGGTCATCCTCAACGCCATGCTGCATATCTGCAAGACCATGCACGACTCGGTCAA CGCTCTCACTCTGGAGGATGAAAAAAGATCTTTGTCTCTGCTGATCATCGGCTTCATCCGCATG GTTTGTTTTGGTCGTGACTTCGAGCAGCAGCTGAGTTTCTGTGTGGAGGCCAGAGCTACTTTCTGTAACCTGGAGCCAGTGCTGGTGCAGCTCATTcat ACGGTGAACCAGCTGGCGATGGAGACCAGGAGGGTGATGAGAGGGAGTCACTCTCGAAAAACGGCGGCATTCGTCAGG gcGTGCGCTGCCTACAGTTTCATCACCATCCCGTCTCTCAGCAGCATCTTCAGTCGTCTCAGCCTCTATCTGCAGTCTGGCCAGGTTGCGTTGGCCAACCAGTGTCTCTCCCAGG CGGATGCCTTCCTAAAGGCAGCGGTCAGTCTTCTTCCGGAGGTTCCTCGCTCCATAAGCGTGGAGGGGAAACTTCGCTCCTCAGAGAGTTTCCTACTGGACTTCATTAACAACTTCCTGGCCACACTGCTGGTTGTCCCG GACCACCCAGAGCACGGCGTGCTCTACCTAGTCCGCGGTCTGCTCAATATAGTCCAGGATTACACCTGGGAGGACAACAGCGACGCTAAGGTGCGGGTCTACGTCAGCGCCCTGCCCCTGCTGGCCGCCATGAGTCAAGAAACCTACCTCTACTCCATCCCCAaag TGGATTCCAATGAGACGCTTTACGGAGGAGACCCCAAGTTTCTATCGGAGATCAACAAGCTGTGTGAGACCCTGATCGGACAGGTCCTGGATCAACTGAAGGCCCTCGGTCGGGACGAG AGCACACGCCGTCAGGGCGCTCTGGCCTTCTCCCTGTTTGGTGTCCTGCTGGCTCACGGTGACCTGAGGAACAACAAGCTGAGCCAGCTGGCCGTCAACCTGTGGAACCTCAGCCACAAACACGGATATTGCGACACACGTGTCTCT GTTCGGACTTTGGAGTACATCAAGCACCAGGCTCTGCAGCACGACATGGCTCACCTGTCAGATACAGTCCAGAGGCTCTCACTGCAGTCCCGCACCTGA
- the zdhhc16b gene encoding palmitoyltransferase ZDHHC16B, translated as MRMGSSWRWQLSRAMRLALRWCRLCRPLRGGRGWGAKPWLSGRCLELWSYSKLLLRSLYFNSLSNSDTLLDCVFEPVYWIVDNVTRWFGVVFVCLVILLTTSVLVIVYLFVLPIILSTYPVYWVIWHLCCGHWLLVMVVFNYYKATTTSPGHPPKDKVHIPSVSICKKCITPKPPRTHHCSICNTCVLKMDHHCPWLNNCVGHFNHRYFFSFCLYMTLGCMYCSISSRDMFMEAYSAVETYYQTPPPPFTFRETTAHKSIIFLWVLTSSVAIALGGLTLWHTFLISRGETSVERHINRKETKRLKAKGKVFRNPFHHGKINNWKILFGVEKRSHWLTRVLLPSSHLPNGDGILWDCTYTRRDPMAI; from the exons aTGCGTATGGGCAGCAGCTGGAGGTGGCAGCTCTCTCGGGCCATGCGACTAGCACTGCGCTGGTGCCGGCTGTGTCGTCCGCTGAGAGGGGGCCGAGGCTGGGGAGCCAAACCGTGGCTCAGTGGCAGGTGTTTGGAGCTGTGGAGCTACAGCAAGCTACTGCTCAGATCGCTGTATTTCAACAGCCTCAGCAACTCTGACACACTGCTGGACTGCGTGTTTGAACCCGTCTACTGGATTGTGGACAATGTTACTCGCTGGTTTGGAGTG gtgtttgtctgtctggtCATCCTGCTGACGACCTCAGTTTTAGTCATCGTCTACCTGTTCGTCCTACCCATAATTCTCAGCACCTACCCTGTGTACTGGGTCATCTGGCACCTCTGCTGTGGCCACTGGCTTCTTGTCATGGTGGTCTTCAATTACTACAAGgccaccaccacctccccagGGCATCCACCCAAG gaCAAAGTTCACATTCCCTCAGTGTCCATTTGTAAGAAATGTATCACTCCAAAGCCGCCTAGGACGCACCACTGCAGCATCTGCAACAC GTGTGTTTTGAAGATGGACCACCACTGTC CTTGGTTGAACAACTGCGTGGGCCATTTCAACCATCGCTACTTCTTCTCCTTCTGCCTCTACATGACACTGGGCTGCATGtactgcagcatcagcagcagggATATGTTTATGGAGGCCTACAGTGCTGTCGAG ACTTACTATCAGACCCCTCCTCCACCCTTCACCTTCAGAGAGACGACTGCCCACAAGAGCATCATCTTTCTCTGGGTACTGACAAG CTCGGTGGCGATAGCTCTGGGAGGGTTGACCCTGTGGCATACCTTTCTCATCAGCAGAGGAGAGACCAGCGTGGAGCGCCACATCAACCGCAAAGAGACCAAAAGATTAAAAGCGAAGGGCAAG GTGTTCAGAAACCCGTTTCACCATGGTAAAATAAACAATTGGAAGATACTGTTTGGTGTGGAGAAAAGGAG TCACTGGTTGACGCGGGTCCTCCTGCCCTCCAGCCACCTTCCCAACGGGGACGGTATCTTGTGGGACTGCACCTACACCAGAAGAGACCCCATGGCCATCTGA
- the vps35l gene encoding VPS35 endosomal protein-sorting factor-like isoform X1: MAAVQWRTRWRNYEAELQRCRPEAAPVEFGDYHPLKPIMVTDTKTRRGARKGSTSSSSSSSSSAAPDPLSSMLDGTDPLSMFAAASASETPATSHSTSAGDLGRKRREKEVEEAVGPDFEPWSVKRGEILARFTTTEKLSINLFMGSDKGKAPSPGSSAVSEKVRTRLEELDDLEEGSQRELLNLSQQDYANRIEELNQSLKEAWSSDQKVKALKIVIQCSKLLSDTSVIQFYPSKFVLITDILDTFGRLVYDRIWTMCSDPRPLPDSFTVDDVNDTAKETCLNWFFKIASIRELLPRLYVEAAILKCNRFLNKSGIQETLPRLTAMIRGIGDPLVAAYTRAYLCRVGMEVAPNLKDSLNRNFFDLLGTFRQISGESVQKQLILQRVEVPEYLTLYSPAINWILQCIAYRAPEPLLTEMMERCKKLGNNALLLNSVMRAFRPDFVAARATDFIGMIKDCDEAGFPKHLLFGSLGRSLACADPPESERLTILNEAWKVITKVRSPQDYINCAEIWVEFTCRHFTKREVNTVLADIIKHMTPDRAFEDAYPQLQSVIRKILTYFHDFSVLFSMERFLPFLDMFQKDSVRVEVCRSIMEVFIKHQLEPTRDPVILNAMLHICKTMHDSVNALTLEDEKRSLSLLIIGFIRMVCFGRDFEQQLSFCVEARATFCNLEPVLVQLIHTVNQLAMETRRVMRGSHSRKTAAFVRACAAYSFITIPSLSSIFSRLSLYLQSGQVALANQCLSQADAFLKAAVSLLPEVPRSISVEGKLRSSESFLLDFINNFLATLLVVPDHPEHGVLYLVRGLLNIVQDYTWEDNSDAKVRVYVSALPLLAAMSQETYLYSIPKVDSNETLYGGDPKFLSEINKLCETLIGQVLDQLKALGRDEQSTRRQGALAFSLFGVLLAHGDLRNNKLSQLAVNLWNLSHKHGYCDTRVSVRTLEYIKHQALQHDMAHLSDTVQRLSLQSRT, encoded by the exons ATGGCCGCGGTGCAGTG GCGTACCCGCTGGCGCAACTATGAAGCAGAGCTGCAAAGGTGTCGTCCTGAGGCGGCTCCTGTTGAATTTGGAGACTACCATCCCCTCAAACCAATCATG GTGACAGACACCAAGACTCGCCGTGGGGCTCGTAAAGgcagcacctcctcctcctcctcctcctcttcctctgcagccCCGGACCCCCTCAGCTCCATGCTGGACGGGACCGACCCCCTGTCCATGTTTGCTGCGGCCTCGGCCAGCGAGACTCCAGCCACGTCACACAGCACCTCCGCAGGG GACCTGGGGAGGAAGAGGCGGGAGAAAGAGGTAGAGGAGGCAGTGGGACCAGACTTTGAGCCTTGGTCGGTGAAGAGGGGAGAGATCCTGGCCAGATTCACTACCACCGAAAAACTCTCAATT aaTCTATTCATGGGCTCTGATAAAG GAAAAGCTCCTAGTCCCGGATCCTCAGCTGTGTCAGAGAAGGTCCGCACTCGCCTGGAGGAGCTGGATGATCTGGAGGAG ggttcCCAGAGAGAGCTGTTGAACCTCTCCCAGCAGGATTATGCCAACCGCATCGAGGAGCTGAACCAGTCCCTGAAGGAGGCCTGGTCCTCCGACCAGAAGGTCAAAGCCCTGAAGATCGTCATCCAG TGCTCTAAGCTTCTGTCCGACACCTCTGTGATCCAGTTCTACCCCAGCAAGTTTGTTCTCATCACTGATATCCTCGACACTTTCG GCCGGCTTGTGTACGACAGAATCTGGACCATGTGTTCAGACCCACGACCTTTGCCAG ACTCGTTCACAGTTGACGACGTGAACGACACAGCCAAGGAGACGTGCCTCAACTGGTTCTTCAAGATCGCCTCCATCAGAGAGCTCCTGCCCAGACT ATACGTAGAGGCTGCCATCCTCAAGTGCAACCGCTTCCTGAACAAATC TGGCATTCAGGAGACTCTTCCTCGGTTGACGGCCATGATCAGAGGGATCGGAGACCCTTTGGTGGCTGCGTACACCAGAGCTTACCTCTGCAGG gTGGGCATGGAAGTGGCCCCCAACCTGAAAGACAGCCTGAACCGCAACTTCTTCGACCTGCTCGGCACCTTCCGGCAGATCAGCGGAGAGAGCGTCCAGAAACAGCTGATCCTGCAGAGGGTGGAGGTGCCAGAGTACCTGACGCTTTACTCACCTGCCATCAACTGGATCCTGCAGTGTATCGCCTACAGAGCTCCGGAG CCTCTGCTAACAGAGATGATGGAGAGATGCAAGAAGCTGGGAAACAA TGCCTTGCTGCTGAATTCAGTAATGAGGGCATTCAGACCCGATTTTGTCGCAGCCAGAGCCACGGACTTCATCGGTATGATAAAAGACTGCGACGAGGCCGGCTTCCCAAAG CATCTGTTGTTTGGGTCTCTGGGTCGCAGTCTGGCTTGTGCTGACCCTCCAGAATCTGAGAGGCTGACGATCCTCAATGAAGCCTGGAAGGTCATCACCAAAGTCCGCAGTCCTCAG GATTACATCAACTGCGCTGAGATCTGGGTGGAGTTCACCTGCCGACACTTTACA AAACGTGAGGTCAACACCGTCCTGGCTGACATCATCAAACACATGACCCCTGACCGGGCGTTCGAGGACGCCTATCCTCAG CTGCAGTCAGTGATCAGGAAGATCCTCACCTACTTCCACGACTTCTCCGTCCTCTTCTCCATG GAGCGTTTCCTGCCTTTTCTAGACATGTTCCAGAAGGACAGTGTTAGGGTGGAGGTCTGCAGATCCATCATGGAGGTCTTCATCAA ACACCAACTAGAGCCCACCAGAGACCCGGTCATCCTCAACGCCATGCTGCATATCTGCAAGACCATGCACGACTCGGTCAA CGCTCTCACTCTGGAGGATGAAAAAAGATCTTTGTCTCTGCTGATCATCGGCTTCATCCGCATG GTTTGTTTTGGTCGTGACTTCGAGCAGCAGCTGAGTTTCTGTGTGGAGGCCAGAGCTACTTTCTGTAACCTGGAGCCAGTGCTGGTGCAGCTCATTcat ACGGTGAACCAGCTGGCGATGGAGACCAGGAGGGTGATGAGAGGGAGTCACTCTCGAAAAACGGCGGCATTCGTCAGG gcGTGCGCTGCCTACAGTTTCATCACCATCCCGTCTCTCAGCAGCATCTTCAGTCGTCTCAGCCTCTATCTGCAGTCTGGCCAGGTTGCGTTGGCCAACCAGTGTCTCTCCCAGG CGGATGCCTTCCTAAAGGCAGCGGTCAGTCTTCTTCCGGAGGTTCCTCGCTCCATAAGCGTGGAGGGGAAACTTCGCTCCTCAGAGAGTTTCCTACTGGACTTCATTAACAACTTCCTGGCCACACTGCTGGTTGTCCCG GACCACCCAGAGCACGGCGTGCTCTACCTAGTCCGCGGTCTGCTCAATATAGTCCAGGATTACACCTGGGAGGACAACAGCGACGCTAAGGTGCGGGTCTACGTCAGCGCCCTGCCCCTGCTGGCCGCCATGAGTCAAGAAACCTACCTCTACTCCATCCCCAaag TGGATTCCAATGAGACGCTTTACGGAGGAGACCCCAAGTTTCTATCGGAGATCAACAAGCTGTGTGAGACCCTGATCGGACAGGTCCTGGATCAACTGAAGGCCCTCGGTCGGGACGAG CAGAGCACACGCCGTCAGGGCGCTCTGGCCTTCTCCCTGTTTGGTGTCCTGCTGGCTCACGGTGACCTGAGGAACAACAAGCTGAGCCAGCTGGCCGTCAACCTGTGGAACCTCAGCCACAAACACGGATATTGCGACACACGTGTCTCT GTTCGGACTTTGGAGTACATCAAGCACCAGGCTCTGCAGCACGACATGGCTCACCTGTCAGATACAGTCCAGAGGCTCTCACTGCAGTCCCGCACCTGA